Proteins co-encoded in one Listeria ivanovii subsp. ivanovii genomic window:
- a CDS encoding ribulose-phosphate 3-epimerase: MRKIAASIMCADQLHLGDELKRLESAGVELLHCDVMDGVYVNNLALGPEYLEIVRNNTEIPLDIHLATITPLKYIDMFGPVKPEYISFHAEVADDVTEVIRKIRSYNVKPSIAINPETPIEAIYPYLNDVEMVLMMTVNPGFAGQKFQTNVLQKLRDLKAKLAGKVHVPLIEVDGNINKETVGLMRDCLPDIYVLGTSALFHDRDKTSYSERLVHIWSDVEKHV, from the coding sequence CTTCAATTATGTGTGCCGACCAACTACATTTAGGAGATGAACTCAAGCGTCTTGAATCAGCTGGCGTGGAACTACTACACTGTGACGTAATGGACGGTGTATATGTGAATAATCTTGCACTCGGTCCTGAATATTTGGAAATAGTGCGGAACAATACAGAAATTCCGTTAGACATACATTTGGCTACAATTACCCCACTTAAATATATTGATATGTTTGGCCCAGTGAAGCCAGAATACATTTCTTTTCACGCAGAAGTGGCGGACGATGTAACAGAAGTAATCAGGAAAATCCGTTCTTATAATGTCAAACCTTCCATTGCAATTAATCCAGAAACACCCATTGAAGCAATTTATCCTTATTTAAATGATGTGGAAATGGTGCTGATGATGACGGTAAATCCAGGTTTTGCAGGACAAAAATTTCAAACAAATGTACTTCAAAAATTGCGGGACTTAAAAGCAAAATTAGCCGGAAAAGTCCACGTGCCGCTAATCGAAGTAGACGGCAATATTAATAAAGAAACAGTAGGCTTAATGCGCGACTGTTTACCAGATATTTATGTGTTAGGAACATCTGCACTATTTCACGACCGAGATAAAACAAGTTACTCAGAAAGACTTGTACACATTTGGTCCGACGTAGAAAAACATGTGTAA